A region from the Campylobacter magnus genome encodes:
- a CDS encoding tyrosine-type recombinase/integrase: MGKVAKVFLQDKDLRNLTPKEKMYLRAVGSPKELYVKVYPSGIKTFVLKVNAKYLKIKEFRAGLYSVAEARKEALELLKKIETGVSVGNLFGKSKKYQYGNLFKLYLEQKKRQVTSSEYLRSIENTHKKYILPSFENRDIKTIKYSEILEILNAIFIPKNHNMPRIETIHKLIDNINGVFKLAQKDRYISFNDIAFLHQEFPTREKFNKFNGLDGRYKAITNIDLLKDFLLDLKLCGNIDLQTKRAIYLQILTANRPFNTVSAKWSYIDFDEGVWNIPFYEMKTRVAHKVALSSYAIKILKEQYLFSKNSTFVFPSFRETKSGHLNRDSIGKAIRTSLSKGKYVGLATSHGFRATFKTICSTHEAELLKIGIGEKVIEECLAHKESNEIIYSYERAKATLEQKIKLMQWYGDFLNKICAFFE; the protein is encoded by the coding sequence ATGGGTAAAGTAGCAAAAGTTTTCTTGCAGGATAAAGATCTAAGAAATTTAACACCAAAAGAAAAAATGTATCTTAGAGCTGTGGGCAGTCCAAAAGAGCTCTATGTAAAAGTCTATCCTAGTGGAATTAAAACTTTCGTTTTAAAAGTAAATGCTAAGTATTTGAAAATCAAAGAATTTAGAGCTGGATTGTATAGTGTAGCTGAAGCAAGAAAAGAAGCTTTAGAGCTTTTAAAAAAGATCGAAACTGGAGTTAGTGTTGGAAATCTCTTTGGAAAATCTAAAAAATATCAATATGGCAATTTATTCAAGCTATATTTGGAACAAAAGAAAAGACAAGTTACAAGCTCAGAATATTTAAGAAGCATAGAAAATACACATAAAAAATATATTTTGCCAAGCTTTGAAAACCGAGATATCAAGACGATAAAATATAGCGAAATTTTAGAAATTTTAAATGCTATATTCATCCCAAAAAATCATAATATGCCAAGAATAGAGACTATCCATAAGCTGATTGACAATATAAATGGAGTTTTTAAGCTGGCACAAAAAGATAGATATATTTCTTTTAACGATATAGCTTTTTTACACCAAGAATTCCCTACAAGAGAAAAATTTAATAAGTTTAATGGTCTAGATGGCAGATATAAAGCTATCACTAATATAGATCTACTAAAAGATTTCCTGCTAGACTTAAAGCTTTGTGGTAATATTGATTTACAAACCAAAAGAGCTATTTATTTACAGATACTCACAGCAAACCGCCCTTTTAATACAGTTAGTGCAAAGTGGAGTTATATTGATTTTGATGAAGGAGTTTGGAATATTCCATTTTATGAAATGAAAACAAGAGTAGCACATAAGGTAGCTCTTAGCTCTTATGCTATTAAAATACTAAAAGAACAATATCTTTTTAGCAAAAACTCTACTTTTGTGTTTCCATCTTTTAGGGAAACAAAAAGTGGACATTTAAATAGAGATAGCATAGGTAAAGCTATTAGAACCAGCTTGTCTAAGGGGAAATATGTTGGATTGGCTACCAGCCACGGATTTCGTGCTACTTTTAAGACGATTTGTTCTACACACGAAGCCGAGCTTTTAAAAATAGGTATAGGCGAAAAAGTAATTGAAGAGTGCTTGGCGCATAAAGAAAGCAATGAAATAATCTATTCGTATGAAAGAGCAAAAGCAACGCTGGAACAAAAAATAAAACTTATGCAGTGGTATGGAGATTTTTTGAATAAAATTTGTGCTTTTTTTGAGTAA
- a CDS encoding AAA family ATPase, whose protein sequence is MNMGIITKNIKKIKDNEAKSSFLDNFGCLPRGSLTMIYAGAYTGKSSFMTALARDIVKNKKEISYYHIDGDNTLDIAQDRGIDIIEDEFSNFHYEIVTDKPKKDRFEFLKQITQCDASELKNSLIVIDSVKDFFIGDMTKDKDVNHFMEILKVITAKGGTVVILHHQTKQIGEENNKAWKGSTTFNDSADNTYYVSSIKKERQMIISLEVIKKRANIANQSFVIYKETHKIKKLDKDEFAIEFLNDKERYTIEIAKEIIDERLKITQSELSSAVKQRADIAGVLIVGDNKKWKLFDKFNGKFWRIDNSKTATKKVFYPILSENFKIAQEKKEQYLQKLIEIKKSGKLPISLSKLGKSIRPHLNAKEVEKLLINDIMLDDKGQNIVDIITKD, encoded by the coding sequence ATGAATATGGGCATTATAACAAAAAATATTAAAAAAATCAAGGATAACGAAGCCAAAAGTAGCTTTTTGGATAATTTTGGCTGCCTGCCTCGTGGCTCTCTTACTATGATTTATGCTGGTGCTTATACTGGCAAAAGCTCGTTTATGACAGCACTAGCTAGGGATATAGTAAAAAATAAAAAAGAAATCTCTTATTATCACATAGATGGCGATAACACACTAGATATAGCGCAAGATCGTGGCATAGATATAATAGAGGATGAGTTTTCTAATTTTCATTATGAAATTGTTACTGACAAACCTAAAAAAGATAGATTTGAATTTTTAAAACAAATTACCCAGTGCGATGCTAGCGAGCTTAAAAATTCTCTGATTGTGATTGATAGTGTAAAAGATTTTTTCATTGGCGATATGACAAAAGACAAAGATGTAAATCATTTTATGGAGATTTTAAAAGTCATCACAGCCAAAGGTGGCACAGTCGTTATCTTACATCACCAAACAAAGCAAATTGGCGAAGAAAACAACAAAGCTTGGAAAGGTTCTACAACATTTAACGATAGTGCTGATAATACTTATTATGTCTCATCAATAAAAAAAGAAAGACAAATGATTATTAGCTTGGAAGTGATAAAAAAGAGAGCAAATATAGCAAATCAATCATTTGTAATCTACAAAGAAACGCATAAGATTAAAAAACTTGATAAAGATGAGTTTGCTATTGAATTCCTGAATGATAAAGAACGATACACTATTGAAATAGCAAAAGAAATCATAGATGAACGCTTAAAAATTACTCAAAGTGAATTATCTAGCGCAGTAAAACAAAGAGCAGATATTGCTGGTGTGTTAATCGTGGGCGATAACAAAAAGTGGAAACTGTTTGATAAATTTAATGGAAAGTTTTGGCGCATAGATAATTCAAAAACCGCTACAAAAAAAGTATTTTATCCTATTCTAAGTGAGAATTTCAAAATAGCACAAGAAAAGAAAGAGCAATATCTGCAAAAGCTTATAGAGATCAAAAAAAGTGGCAAGTTGCCTATATCTCTTAGCAAACTTGGAAAATCTATACGACCACACCTAAACGCTAAAGAGGTAGAAAAGCTTTTAATAAACGATATTATGCTTGATGACAAGGGGCAAAATATCGTGGACATCATCACTAAGGATTAA
- a CDS encoding class I SAM-dependent methyltransferase produces the protein MYSNKQVLDVCCGGRMFYNNKQDERVLFCDKRELDTTLCDGRKFVVKPDMLADFKNLPFDDESFALVVFDPPHLLKVGDSAYMALKYGKLTPEWKAELGRGFDECWRVLKSGGTLIFKWAEIDIKLSEILKCFSQKPLITQNTANKSHWCVFFK, from the coding sequence ATGTATAGCAATAAGCAAGTGCTAGATGTTTGCTGCGGTGGCCGTATGTTTTACAATAATAAACAAGATGAGCGAGTGCTGTTTTGCGATAAAAGAGAGCTAGACACTACGCTTTGTGACGGCCGTAAGTTTGTAGTAAAGCCTGATATGCTAGCAGATTTCAAAAACCTGCCTTTTGATGATGAGAGCTTTGCGCTAGTGGTTTTTGACCCACCGCATTTGCTAAAAGTAGGCGATAGTGCTTATATGGCTCTCAAATATGGAAAATTAACGCCAGAGTGGAAAGCAGAGCTTGGCCGTGGCTTTGATGAGTGCTGGCGAGTGCTAAAAAGTGGTGGCACGCTTATATTTAAGTGGGCTGAGATTGACATAAAGCTTAGCGAGATATTAAAGTGCTTTTCGCAAAAGCCACTAATCACGCAAAATACAGCTAATAAGTCGCATTGGTGCGTGTTTTTTAAATAA